Genomic segment of Passer domesticus isolate bPasDom1 chromosome 4, bPasDom1.hap1, whole genome shotgun sequence:
GGTAATTCTAGATTGCAGGCTTGGTTTCATTTACATCAGAAATAGAATCcattttccctgccctggaagGAAGACACTCTCAAGAGCTTACTGATATTTGTGTGTTTGACTTTAAGGCAGAAGTTTGTTCCTAATTAATTGAATAAGTGCTTTAATCCCTGGCCTGAGGGCTTCCCATAGAGCATTAGCTGTATTAAGAAGGAAATGGAGTGTAATCCCTTTAATATAAGCACAGGAGAACATGAGAGTTTCACATTTCTGGAAATAGTTTCTTTCCTTGATGCGTTATTTATTCTAATATTAATTTGCATAAAATGCAGGGAACACAAAGGGCTTCTCCTCTTTCCTGACACCagtgcagagctgtcagcagcacACAACACTTGCCAGAGCATCCTTGGGCTCCAGTTGCACACTGTAAGAGTGTGCAGAGAGAAATAACTCATGGAATTCAGCTCATTCCAACGGTGCCTGTGAACACAGGTCTGTGACTGGCTCTCCTCCTGGAGCTGAGATCTCATCTTCCTGCCTCATCACCACCATTCACGGCTATTTGCATCACTGTAGTGGCAGAGAATCTAATTTCTGAGCCAATGGCTGCACTGGGCTCATGTGCAGCTACAGAAATTGGACTCTTGGGTGAGATTCAGCTCACCAAACCCGGGTTTCTGGATTTATGTCATCCCCAGCTATGTACCTGCAGTGGTCACATGAATTGTCCTAAAGGAGCCAGGAGGTCAGGAAGGATCAGCTCAGAGGGAGATGTCCTCCTCATGTACACCCAAAACTAGGCAAGATCAGTCTTTTGGTGAAATGCATCCAAAGCTGGTCAAGGCTTGGTGTTTTTTAAGGACTAAATACTGCTCTGTGTATCTGATGGGGTGTTCCTCTCTATTCATGGGACAGAGGATTCCATTTGAGCATCCCCTGCTGCCTCACCAGAGGAAGAGGATGGCAGCATTGGAGGGGGACAGTTCAGGTGTCCTCAGCCACCCTCTGAGCCCAAGTGGAGATCCCTGCCTGCCCTAATTCTGCAGAGTTCCCCATCCTTCCGTGCAGGGAGGTAAGGATGCTTTCCTTCTGCTCAGCACACTCACCAAGTAATGtccttttctcctcagtttccccacctTTTTCTCACCTCTTcagcaggatttggggggaGGCTTCAAGAGCTCACAAGGGGCAGCCTTTGTCCCTCTCCTGGCCAGGTGTCCCCagcatggctggctgcagctggaaaagtGATAACAGCTCCCCAGCAGGATTGTTGGGTGCCTTTGCCTCCAAGAAACAACACCAAGCCCCTCAGGCTGCCCTTCCTCCAGCGAGGCCTCCAGGGTTCTGAAGTTCAGTGGTGTCACAATGGAGTTTTCCCTCGACCCTGGAGACACAGTGACCACACGGGCCCTGCTGGATCCCATCACTGATGTTCCTGTTGCAGGAGGGGTCACACCAGTTCACCCTCTGGGTGACTTTGGGGCTGCTGGTGCTAGGATGCCTCCATCTCATCCCTTCTGAGTTCCAACACACTGCATCCCCTGAGGTGTCCATCTCCTTCTGTCCTGCCTGGGTGTATTTTACTTTGCTGAGGCTGGCTGAAATCAGTCATACTCTGCCAATCTGAGTATTTTCAGCCCCATCTGAATCCCCTTCCTCCTGCCAGTAGCCAGCTCCAGGTCTCCAGTTCCCTTACCCCTTGAGGTGGGATGGAGGAGAAAACCTGGTCTGCTGATTTTTAACTGAGTGATTTTTCTGGTCCAGGTTCCTGGCTCACCATGGAGATAATAAGAGATGAAAAGCCATGGAAGGTGAAGTACACACAGGACTCTCACTGGTGTTTCAGTAGTGGGTTTGGCTGGGTCTGCTGGTCAGGGAAGATAGTAGGAACTGGTGACAATGGAATTCTGCATCCTGACCAAAGGCAAACATTGGTCTGGGAATCCCAGAGGGGGAAAAGAGTgaaatgacaggaaaaaaaggactgagaatataaaatatatcCTTGCCCAAGGTGGTTGGCAAGGCACACAAAGCCCTCCCTAaggtgctgggtgctgctgcagtgtcccCAACCACAGGGACAatggcactgcagctcctgccagggctggccaaGCCACCCCTGTGTGGTGGATGTGTTtgtgtgacagtgacactgcaATCAGAGCTcacctcccccagccctggccttgCATCGATGAGTTGTCATTGATGAGCTACCACTTTTAATGCTTCAGCATAGGaacagctctggagccagcctgaAGGATCATCTCAGCAGCTTTCCTGCCTCCAGCAGTGCATGCTGAGGGACAAAACACAGACAGTGCTCTCTCCCTAAAATCCTCCCCCTGTCTCCCGAAATTTGCACTGCAAGGATTTCTGGTGTTGGTGCAGGTGTCACTGCCTTTATGTCCCCTGGCAGAGTTTTCCTCCGCAGTTTCTCCCATGGCTCTGCAGAATGAATATTGACATTAGCCAGCTCTCTAAGCATGTGATAAGCACACAGCAAATGTTCCTGAGATGGAAGATGGAACATGTGCTGATTTAACCTGAGTGACGCTGGACCTCAGCAGCTGATCAAAGTatttcagcagctctgtgttAGTGCTCTGCCCGGGGCCATTTGGGCACTCAGAGGAGgtttgaggaaggcaggaggaagGTGTTTGTTGCAAGGGAAACCCTGGGACAAGAAGAGCCCCAGAAACCATTGCCAAAAGAGTGTGGGACCTTCCCAgccaccctgcctggggctCACTGAGCAAGGAATTGCCCTGCTGGACTGgccccagaggagcagctcatCCTCTCCTGAGCCATGAGGGAGCATTTTGGGTTTGTATCTCCCTGTTTAAGGCTTCCCCCGAGGCTTAGTGCTGCCTTGTGCTtgcctctctccctcccagctgccCGCCGCCCTGGACAAGTACAAGAGCGTCTATCGCAAGGACTTCTGCTGGCACGACGACTACCACTCGCCCATCCAGGCACACGTACCGGTACCGCGCTCCTTTTCCTGCCTCGGATGCCCCCGGCTCAGCTGGGGACGGGATGGTGCCAAAGGGgcggcagggctgctgctgtgacccagcagctcccatcaCTGCCCTCGGCTTGTGCCCCTTCCCTCCTGCGGGAAATCCCCCTCGCACCCTCCGGTGAAGCTGTTGCTGGGGAGTGATGCTAATTACACTTATTAAGTCAGGGCGCTGCTTGCTGAACCGGTGcctgggcccggggctgtgcctgctcccCCGGGGCTGCATCAGCACCAGCCGCATCCCTGAGCTTCTTGTGGAGGGAATTGCGTCGGGATGGGGATGGCTCCTTGCCCTGACACGGGCTTGAGAGCCCTTCTGTGGggaagctgtattttttttttctttttttttttctttttttcttttttttttttttttttgtgtgtgtgtgtattttttttttcctaatctcCTTGCAGTGCGAGCGACCCCCTGAGCTATTTAATCTGATTTGCCTCGCTCCGCCTGCCCTGCCTTAATTGCTTGTGGCAGCCCGGTGGGGACAGCTGCGGTTTGCTCTGGGCCACTGCGGAGAAGTGGTGGGGGGCGAGttgggctgctgggctgcttgGGGCTCACAGGCTCacgagagaggggaaaaaaggttgaggctggggaggaaaagaTGGGGACAGCAACAGAGAAATCACTGTGTGAGGGTGCCCACCAGGGAAGAGGGGCAccgctgccatccctgcccgggcagcagcctggggagctccttctcttctcttctcttctcttctcttctcttctcttctcttctcttctcttctcttctcttctcttctcttctcttctcttctcttctcttctctcctctcctctcctctcctctcctctcctctcctctcctctcctctcctctcctctcctctcctctcctctcctctcctctcctctcctctcctctcctctcctctcctctcctctcctctcctctcctctcctctcctctcctctcctctcctctcctctcctctcctctcctctcctctcctctcctctcctctcctctcctctcctctcctctcctctcctctcctctcctctcctctcctctcctctcctctcctctcctctcctctcctctcctctcctctcctctcctctcctctcctctcctctcctctcctctcctctcctctcctctcctctcctctcctctcctcttttaACCCCTGCCTGCTGGAACACCATTTCCAAGCCATGCATCTCCGTTTCATTTTCCTTTcgctttttcctttatttatttcatcTATAATTTTGTTTTTGGAAGGCTGCACACTTCCTGTGGAGGTGCTGGTGTAGCTTGGGAGATAGGAAGGAAAGCTGTGCCTGATTCTTTTGGGTTTCAGCTCCATTTGTTTCCTTAATTCCCAAGacctgccaaagaaagctgtccCACTGGGTAGTGTGATGATGAGGTGCTCAGGAGGCCCAGGTTTCCCTCTTGGCCCTGATAGGACTTGTTCTTTTTTAAGAGGGTAAAACAACTGTGATGTTTTTATCTGTGAAATTTTGGGCACTAACCTAGTCCCAAGGGGAAGAGAACTCCTTGGGTTAAGGAATAAAGCACTGGCTGCTGAGCCATCCCCGCCAGGGTCTCCTGGAGGCTCTTGTCCCTCTGGAGATAGCTCAGGAGAAGCTCTGGCCATCCTCAGAGGGGAAAGCACCCAGACACAGGTAGTTCCTGTAGCTCTGCAGCCTCCACCTGCTCTACTGTCAGCCTGGCAAGGGAAAAACATTGGGGGATTGCCCTGGGAACACTGGAGTCTGAGGGACAAACAGAAACCCACAGAgacccaaagcagcagcagagagaccCTCTGAGGATGTCCttgctggcccagcagcctgGAGTTGCTCACAGCAGGAGAATCCCTTTCTGAGCCCCTAAAAAGCATCTGGAGCTGCAGTGTGCAGCTGGagaggctgcaggcagcagccacacCAGGATCCTCTTTAGCCTTTCCCCGACAAGAACCCTGGAGCCAttcctgcttctgccagggctccctccctcccactgccCACCCAGGGCCCAGCAGAGTCCCAAGCTGTAGGATGGGCACACAGAGGAAGCTGTGGTGGTTCCTGTACTTCAGTGagagccacagagctgctctgtggcccctgtgtccccagggatgctgtccccaccccagcccaggctctgctgtgggcGGCTGTCTGGCGATGCTTTAGCTGCTgcccctccagctgctgcctctccatTCACACGGGGCTTTTTTCTGCAGACACCTTCATACCCTCCTCTGGAAGACCTACCCAAGTGCTACCTGCCAGAGTGCCAGCCCTCTGACCTGAGCCCAAGATGGGCAGGGAAGCTGGAGATTCTCGCGGAGCCGATGCAcgacctgtgctgctgctcgcccctcccagctcctgctcccacagATGAAACTGAGGGTAACCCCTGGCTGTGTGTAAGGGGCTTGGGTGGTTCAAAAAACCTTTCTGCTAACAGTACCTGTCTGGCAGCAAATGTGCTGGTAGCCAGCCCTCAGCCACACCATTTAACAGCTTGCTTGCATGGATTAAAATACTCATGGAAgtcaagaaaacaaaaggagTGGTCACCAAGCATCATTCTGACATGCTGAGCCATAAGcaaagaaaagatttttctcTGAGTTCCTGCTTGAGAGGGAAGAGGGTATCATTGCTCAGCAATGCTCTAGAAGCAAACAGGAGACATGGCCAGGGATGGCCTCTCTGTTCCCTGAGCTGATCTCTCCCTGTGTGGGATGCCTGTGTCCTTTTGTGATCAGAGGGGAGCAAAGGCACAGCCATCTCCTGTAGCTTAATGCCACCCTGACAATGAGGTGAAGTAAACCTTGGTGGGTTTTCCCTCTCCACTCAATAGAAGGAGAGTCTGGCCAAGCAGCTCATTCAGATGTGTCTCCATATGGACTCCACTTACCTCTGAGGGCTGCAAAGATCTTCTTGCCAAGCCCATCTGAAGCTGTTTTACACTAATGACAAAACTCCTGTGGGCTTTTCTCTTCCTGCTCTCCCCTGTGCAGTGCACTCACACACAGACCTGCTGCAGAGGGTCTCCTTTTAGCACTCCAGGGCTATGTGGAGACAGTGGGCTCCTTCCCCTTGCTTTGCACCAACATAAATCCTTCCCCTACTTGAGTCATGAACCACTAAATTTGATGCACCtcagcaaagctctgctgaaGTGACTGGGTCTCCCCTGATTTTTGCCAGCTGGGACTCCAGCTTGCCCTGTCCAAAGGGTATGGTTTGGGTGAGTAATTGATGGTGATTCCTGACTAAttcaccttcttctcctccCGTGTCTCAGAGGTGTTGGAGCCAAGGGAGGCACCACCACCTGCCATCACCTACCAGCAGTTTGCCCAGGATCTGTACAAGGAAGTGCTGGCCAATGCTGATAAATACAAAACCAAGAACCGGAGCTCATGTGTTTTACTGCAAGGTCAGTGGGTGGAGGCTGTGGAAATAACTGGCGGCCTTCAGcctggttttatgttttttaacATAATTCCAGCAGAGACTGAGGAGGGTGAAGGGAAAATGAGTGACACAGGAAGGGTTCACAGATCCCCTGTAACCATCTGCCCATCGGTGGGgagaaagcagagcagagaaaaACAGTTATCTTCTAGAAGAGTTTGGAGTGTTGTAATGGTGTTTCTTTCACCCCAGTTTCCAAACAGCCCACCCCATGgatcacagccctgctccatgTGGCCTCCCTGGAAATAATGTCATAagacaggagctgctgctgggttgCATTAACAGTCTGACATGGCCATGCACTTGTGAGACACCTGTAACCTCAGCCTCagtgaaaacaacaaaaatactcTACTAATTACTCATTATTGGAATGtgccatttttaaaatactcagAAAATCTCTCTACAATGGGCGGCTCCTCTTTGTGTGTCCTCCCTGCATGTTTATCCCCAGTTAGATCTGCTTGATCAGACAGACACACACCGAGCTGTTCACACACAGATAAGACATCTCTGCAGGGTCAGAAGGGAGATGGTACCTCCTCAAACCAGCTCCcacagggatttttggggaggaTATTACAGAAGATGTGATGGTCCTCAGTTAAGGGTTAAGCGAGCCATGAATCTCTTCCTTGGTTTAGTCCCTGATGAGTGgcagaatggaaaagaaaatagtgGGAAAATTCATACCGGGTGACAAGTCAATATCCAGACAGGAAGATCACAAGATGTCATTTCCAGATCTGCCTTGTGTGGCTTCCCTCACACAGGCTACAGAAAAGAGCTGAATAATCTCATCTAAATTACCTTATCTACACCAAGGAAGCAATTCCTCCATTTTCCCTTGTTTAACCCCTTCATCATGGTAACTCCAACAGGAGTGCTGGAGGCACAAACAGCCAGTGGAGCTCAGGGGAAGGGGGAACACTCAGACTGTGCAATACAGGAGACAGATATCCAAAAAAAGTCTTTAGATTATTTGGACTCTCTTTCACTAGACTGCTCTGACCTTGACTGGAAAAGTATCTACAAGCAAGATTTTGAGCCCCGGAGAGGAATCCATGCTGGATTGTACACAGAGGAGATAAGGCCTTCTCCCGTTTTCCCTGAAGATATCCGCTTCAACGAGTAAGGGAgaggtgggatggggaggagagggtGGCTGCTGGGAGTGGGGGACAGGCTAGGAGTAGGCCAGGGAGGTTTTGGAGCTGCTTGGAATTGGAAGGTGTTTCTCAAGTGTTTTTCTCCTTGTCCATGTTATGCAATGAGCCCAAGGAAGTTCCCTTGGGGACAAATCCACTCCCAAAGCCTGATCAGTCTTTTcttgaaaaatttaaaagcagaGTTGATAGGAGTGGGGTGACAACTCCTGGGGCAGCCTCATCCCTGTGGAAAGAAGATCCccatggggctggggcaggaggcaTGTCTCATCATTTCCATGCCCAGGCTTCCCCTGGGAAAGGGCTCTCTCAAATCAAACAGGGCAGGAGCTGTTTGCAACGTGACTCATCTGCACACTATGAAGCAAACAGGCACAAACTGCTCCTGAGCTCTCATTTCTCACTGGAAAGACAattcctccctgctgcctcatGCCCCCCACGTTCCCcaaacacacatatatatttcagCTCTGCACTGCAGATTTTAATCTGTGATCCTGGAGTTGTATGTGGGGTGGAGACTGCGCCTGTGTAATGGTTGGTCCAGGTGGGAGATGGATCCTGGAGACAGCATCTGCCCCATTCCTGATGGAAACAGGCTGTTccccctctcccccatcccacctGAATGTGTTTTTTGTGTTCCTGATGGGCACAGGCTGTTccccctctcccccatcccacctGAATGTGTTTTTTTGTTCCTGGCTGGGTGGAACACCGCAGAAGGGGAGGCAGGTCCCTTGTCCCGGTGCATGAAGCACAGGGTGGAGGTGCTCTCCTCATGCCCTTCTCCATGTTCTCTGCAGGAGCCGCTGGGTTACTGAGTATGGGGACAGTTACAGCATCTTCCTGAAGAGGCTGGACTGGTCCTCTCCCATCTCTGCCCAATGGCTGCCCTTTGGGAAGGATGCGCGATGGACGCCGCGATGGAAACTGGTCGGCAACTGAGTGGTGCCAGGGTGGCTCTGGTAAGCACCAGCATCATCCATTTCAGCCCTGAGAGCTGGGATTTCAGGGACTGAGGCAGTGGGAGAAAGTATAAACAGTCCTGGGACCTGGTACAAACTGCCATGAGACCTGGGAGTTCGGGTGCTGGAGTGttctgagcagcagcatttgTCCCAGCTCAGTGCAGGAGGGTTGGGTGAGATAACCTtcaaaggtctcttccaaccaaaaccactctgtgattttCTGGGCTCCTAGAAAGTGATTTTCCAACCAGATCTAATTAGGAGGATATTTTTCACCGTGAGGGTGCTCAGACACTGTCTGGAGACTGGAGAGGTGGGGGAGTGGCACGGAGATGTTCACTGGGGGACAATGTTGGGTCTGAGGAGCCTCTTCTAGGCTGGCTCTGTTGGACCAGGACATCTCCATTATTGCACATTTCTCTGATTTCTTTTAGGATGTGTGACCTCTGTTGTTCTGTGATTACAGCTCTTTGGCCCTCCAAGCTGCCTGTGTGATATTCCTCATCTGAAAGCTTTGGAAACCTCATCACTACCAAACCCACCACCGTGTCTGTCAGATGTGAAATGTTTGGCAAAATCTTAAGTGAAAATTATGATTAAAACctcccatgaacctcagctttTATCAttgtcaggaaaaggtttttttgaGGGGACCATGGAGGTTACAGAGCTAAAATCACTTGGACAGTTTCAATTCATgtactttaaagaaaaattgatGATAAAACTTTGACTGTCAGCAAGAAGCAATGTGTGTTAAACAGCATTGTTGGTGTGAATTTACTCTCTAAAACCCTGTGCACTTACAGGGAGGGAAATATCCTGTGTTATCCAGGGCAGCTGAGTACCAGCCTTGCAGacctccttcccctcctttaTATTTAACAACTTAGTCCAGGTTTTGACCATCAATTTCAGCTAATGCTGGGCAAACGGGAATTGAGTTTGCCGTGTCCGTTCGGGATTTTCAGATTTCTGGAAGGCTcaaggctgctcccagcctgaaGATGGCAATGGAGAGCCGCCGAACCCAGACCTGGAAAGGGCTGACAGCCCTTCTGCTGTGGCTTCAGTGACC
This window contains:
- the LOC135299670 gene encoding uncharacterized protein LOC135299670 — translated: MEIIRDEKPWKLPAALDKYKSVYRKDFCWHDDYHSPIQAHVPTPSYPPLEDLPKCYLPECQPSDLSPRWAGKLEILAEPMHDLCCCSPLPAPAPTDETEEVLEPREAPPPAITYQQFAQDLYKEVLANADKYKTKNRSSCVLLQDCSDLDWKSIYKQDFEPRRGIHAGLYTEEIRPSPVFPEDIRFNESRWVTEYGDSYSIFLKRLDWSSPISAQWLPFGKDARWTPRWKLVGN